Proteins from a single region of Megalopta genalis isolate 19385.01 chromosome 3, iyMegGena1_principal, whole genome shotgun sequence:
- the LOC143259206 gene encoding protein asteroid-like isoform X2: protein MGIQGLAAYVNNFCLEDYELGDTDLVLDGNNIAYSLYINYANCNDLCGGDYDKYSQAVSDFFDDLHNVDIKPLVFLHGSCKESRVPTMLSRMSSKIKSVSDILSGNDGRIVPLLLLHVFVDVLRKKSVPHARCLFEADETIAVVAKALNCPVVSSASAFYVYNVLTVQCDTLISNMLKRSKNASTKTIHCKIYRLENLLNSFRGLNQDTLSLASIILCNDDIRLRETLHNFLRMRKRRCRPDKANMFQTTLNWLSKLTLKEAVTEILITVPIPMRQYALKMIEANVNRYKNPCAEIFTHLSIPEESCADYTREPYKYEGDISTLPYRMNAQTSTEHRTQYFMTLSDTILQWKQVPDERKRNYLNTVIRNQGLSIVCSRLTETVTVPLSTSRELSHSARKAIIDNVLGVKNIQITEEVLPEWQLYIACLKYWTSQTQQYQLPMRHGCIHSILICMLYQKTVSKIGYYSSLDTFTKSKETLIKSLMKERQLNNIKPNEKITLAVACEEIDTLDCLLAAPFFISNSQKQPEDPNVHEHVVQHAFAQFQFSLSMGICLNALLGFPYDEPEIANLYNGTLLYNLCTAFRSRKDLHTYKNIIFDRSPTLLRAYNVLLSKVKPLFF from the exons GGTGATTATGACAAGTATAGTCAAGCTGTGTCGGATTTTTTTGATGATTTGCATAATGTCGATATAAAACCACTAGTTTTTCTACATGGTAGTTGCAAGGAATCAAGAGTTCCTACAATGCTAAGCAGAATGAGTTCTAAGATTAAATCGGTATCGGACATATTATCTGGAAATGATGGAAGAATTGTACCTTTATTGTTATTACATGTTTTTGTGGATGTTTTGAGGAAAAAGAGTGTTCCACACGCAAGATGCTTGTTCGAAGCTGATGAAACTATAGCTGTAGTAGCGAAAGCATTAAATTGTCCTGTAGTTAGTAGCGCTTCTGCCTTCTATGTGTACAACGTATTGACCGTTCAATGTGATACATTAATTTCTAATATGTTAAAGAGATCCAAAAATGCTAGTACAAAGACGATACATTGCAAAATTTATAGATTAGAAAATTTACTAAATTCTTTTAGAGGACTGAATCAAGATACATTGTCGTTAGCTTCGATTATATTATGCAACGATGATATACGATTAAGAGAAACATTACATAACTTTCTCAGAATGAGAAAACGTCGGTGTCGTCCAGATAAAGCTAATATGTTTCAAACAACATTAAATTGGTTAAGTAAGCTTACATTAAAGGAAGCCGTTACTGAAATATTAATAACGGTACCTATCCCAATGAGACAATACGCTTTAAAAATGATAGAGGCGAATGTAAATagatataaaaatccatgtgCAGAGATATTTACACACTTGAGTATTCCAGAAGAAAGTTGTGCCGACTATACAAGAGAACCCTACAAATATGAAGGAGATATTTCTACTTTACCATACAGAATGAATGCGCAAACATCGACAGAACATAGAACACAATATTTCATGACATTAAGTGATACAATTCTTCAGTGGAAACAAG TGCCCGATGAAAGGAAGAGAAACTATCTCAACACTGTAATCAGGAATCAAGGGTTGAGTATTGTATGCTCTAGATTAACAGAGACTGTAACTGTACCTTTATCAACTTCAAGAGAACTTTCACATTCTGCACGCAAAGCAATTATTGATAATGTTTTGGGAGTTAAGAATATCCAAATAACCGAAGAGGTTTTACCAGAATGGCAGTTGTATATTGCTTGCCTTAAATATTGGACAAGTCAGACACAACAATATCAGTTGCCTATGCGTCATGGGTGTATACATTCAATACTTATTTGTATGCTGTACCAAAAGACAGTTTCAAAAATTGGATACTATAGTTCTTTGGACACCTTTACAAAATCAAAGGAAACATTAATTAAATCATTAATGAAAGAAAggcaattaaataatattaaaccaaatgaaaaaatcacTCTTGCCGTGGCCTGCGAAGAAATTGATACTTTAGATTGTCTTTTAGCAGCaccattttttatttcaaattctcAAAAACAACCAGAAGACCCTAATGTCCATGAACATGTCGTTCAACATGCATTTGCACAATTTCAGTTCTCTTTGTCTATGGGAATATGTTTAAATGCACTTCTCGGCTTTCCTTACGATGAACCAGAAATAGCCAATTTGTATAATGGTACTTTATTATATAATCTCTGCACTGCGTTTCGCAGTCGTAAAGATCTTCACacatacaaaaatattattttcgatcGGTCTCCGACTCTTTTAAGAGCATATAATGTATTGCTGTCGAAAGTGAAACCATTATTTTTTTAA
- the LOC143259206 gene encoding protein asteroid-like isoform X1 yields MGIQGLAAYVNNFCLEDYELGDTDLVLDGNNIAYSLYINYANCNDLCGGDYDKYSQAVSDFFDDLHNVDIKPLVFLHGSCKESRVPTMLSRMSSKIKSVSDILSGNDGRIVPLLLLHVFVDVLRKKSVPHARCLFEADETIAVVAKALNCPVVSSASAFYVYNVLTVQCDTLISNMLKRSKNASTKTIHCKIYRLENLLNSFRGLNQDTLSLASIILCNDDIRLRETLHNFLRMRKRRCRPDKANMFQTTLNWLSKLTLKEAVTEILITVPIPMRQYALKMIEANVNRYKNPCAEIFTHLSIPEESCADYTREPYKYEGDISTLPYRMNAQTSTEHRTQYFMTLSDTILQWKQGSDDSMIDRLPHWLKYEFSLAKHLPFVIDIVEYYFNIIPTQLEMLHFPTSASIGFDILRTIFGLLNSVVPDERKRNYLNTVIRNQGLSIVCSRLTETVTVPLSTSRELSHSARKAIIDNVLGVKNIQITEEVLPEWQLYIACLKYWTSQTQQYQLPMRHGCIHSILICMLYQKTVSKIGYYSSLDTFTKSKETLIKSLMKERQLNNIKPNEKITLAVACEEIDTLDCLLAAPFFISNSQKQPEDPNVHEHVVQHAFAQFQFSLSMGICLNALLGFPYDEPEIANLYNGTLLYNLCTAFRSRKDLHTYKNIIFDRSPTLLRAYNVLLSKVKPLFF; encoded by the coding sequence GGTGATTATGACAAGTATAGTCAAGCTGTGTCGGATTTTTTTGATGATTTGCATAATGTCGATATAAAACCACTAGTTTTTCTACATGGTAGTTGCAAGGAATCAAGAGTTCCTACAATGCTAAGCAGAATGAGTTCTAAGATTAAATCGGTATCGGACATATTATCTGGAAATGATGGAAGAATTGTACCTTTATTGTTATTACATGTTTTTGTGGATGTTTTGAGGAAAAAGAGTGTTCCACACGCAAGATGCTTGTTCGAAGCTGATGAAACTATAGCTGTAGTAGCGAAAGCATTAAATTGTCCTGTAGTTAGTAGCGCTTCTGCCTTCTATGTGTACAACGTATTGACCGTTCAATGTGATACATTAATTTCTAATATGTTAAAGAGATCCAAAAATGCTAGTACAAAGACGATACATTGCAAAATTTATAGATTAGAAAATTTACTAAATTCTTTTAGAGGACTGAATCAAGATACATTGTCGTTAGCTTCGATTATATTATGCAACGATGATATACGATTAAGAGAAACATTACATAACTTTCTCAGAATGAGAAAACGTCGGTGTCGTCCAGATAAAGCTAATATGTTTCAAACAACATTAAATTGGTTAAGTAAGCTTACATTAAAGGAAGCCGTTACTGAAATATTAATAACGGTACCTATCCCAATGAGACAATACGCTTTAAAAATGATAGAGGCGAATGTAAATagatataaaaatccatgtgCAGAGATATTTACACACTTGAGTATTCCAGAAGAAAGTTGTGCCGACTATACAAGAGAACCCTACAAATATGAAGGAGATATTTCTACTTTACCATACAGAATGAATGCGCAAACATCGACAGAACATAGAACACAATATTTCATGACATTAAGTGATACAATTCTTCAGTGGAAACAAGGTAGTGATGATTCAATGATCGATAGACTGCCTCATTGGTTGAAATATGAATTTTCATTGGCTAAACATTTACCATTCGTAATAGACATAGTAGAGTATTATTTTAACATCATACCAACACAACTGGAAATGTTACATTTTCCTACAAGCGCTTCGATAGGATTTGATATCTTGCGTACTATATTTGGACTTTTAAATTCTGTAGTGCCCGATGAAAGGAAGAGAAACTATCTCAACACTGTAATCAGGAATCAAGGGTTGAGTATTGTATGCTCTAGATTAACAGAGACTGTAACTGTACCTTTATCAACTTCAAGAGAACTTTCACATTCTGCACGCAAAGCAATTATTGATAATGTTTTGGGAGTTAAGAATATCCAAATAACCGAAGAGGTTTTACCAGAATGGCAGTTGTATATTGCTTGCCTTAAATATTGGACAAGTCAGACACAACAATATCAGTTGCCTATGCGTCATGGGTGTATACATTCAATACTTATTTGTATGCTGTACCAAAAGACAGTTTCAAAAATTGGATACTATAGTTCTTTGGACACCTTTACAAAATCAAAGGAAACATTAATTAAATCATTAATGAAAGAAAggcaattaaataatattaaaccaaatgaaaaaatcacTCTTGCCGTGGCCTGCGAAGAAATTGATACTTTAGATTGTCTTTTAGCAGCaccattttttatttcaaattctcAAAAACAACCAGAAGACCCTAATGTCCATGAACATGTCGTTCAACATGCATTTGCACAATTTCAGTTCTCTTTGTCTATGGGAATATGTTTAAATGCACTTCTCGGCTTTCCTTACGATGAACCAGAAATAGCCAATTTGTATAATGGTACTTTATTATATAATCTCTGCACTGCGTTTCGCAGTCGTAAAGATCTTCACacatacaaaaatattattttcgatcGGTCTCCGACTCTTTTAAGAGCATATAATGTATTGCTGTCGAAAGTGAAACCATTATTTTTTTAA
- the LOC143259206 gene encoding protein asteroid-like isoform X3, producing the protein MGIQGLAAYVNNFCLEDYELGDTDLVLDGNNIAGLNQDTLSLASIILCNDDIRLRETLHNFLRMRKRRCRPDKANMFQTTLNWLSKLTLKEAVTEILITVPIPMRQYALKMIEANVNRYKNPCAEIFTHLSIPEESCADYTREPYKYEGDISTLPYRMNAQTSTEHRTQYFMTLSDTILQWKQGSDDSMIDRLPHWLKYEFSLAKHLPFVIDIVEYYFNIIPTQLEMLHFPTSASIGFDILRTIFGLLNSVVPDERKRNYLNTVIRNQGLSIVCSRLTETVTVPLSTSRELSHSARKAIIDNVLGVKNIQITEEVLPEWQLYIACLKYWTSQTQQYQLPMRHGCIHSILICMLYQKTVSKIGYYSSLDTFTKSKETLIKSLMKERQLNNIKPNEKITLAVACEEIDTLDCLLAAPFFISNSQKQPEDPNVHEHVVQHAFAQFQFSLSMGICLNALLGFPYDEPEIANLYNGTLLYNLCTAFRSRKDLHTYKNIIFDRSPTLLRAYNVLLSKVKPLFF; encoded by the coding sequence AGGACTGAATCAAGATACATTGTCGTTAGCTTCGATTATATTATGCAACGATGATATACGATTAAGAGAAACATTACATAACTTTCTCAGAATGAGAAAACGTCGGTGTCGTCCAGATAAAGCTAATATGTTTCAAACAACATTAAATTGGTTAAGTAAGCTTACATTAAAGGAAGCCGTTACTGAAATATTAATAACGGTACCTATCCCAATGAGACAATACGCTTTAAAAATGATAGAGGCGAATGTAAATagatataaaaatccatgtgCAGAGATATTTACACACTTGAGTATTCCAGAAGAAAGTTGTGCCGACTATACAAGAGAACCCTACAAATATGAAGGAGATATTTCTACTTTACCATACAGAATGAATGCGCAAACATCGACAGAACATAGAACACAATATTTCATGACATTAAGTGATACAATTCTTCAGTGGAAACAAGGTAGTGATGATTCAATGATCGATAGACTGCCTCATTGGTTGAAATATGAATTTTCATTGGCTAAACATTTACCATTCGTAATAGACATAGTAGAGTATTATTTTAACATCATACCAACACAACTGGAAATGTTACATTTTCCTACAAGCGCTTCGATAGGATTTGATATCTTGCGTACTATATTTGGACTTTTAAATTCTGTAGTGCCCGATGAAAGGAAGAGAAACTATCTCAACACTGTAATCAGGAATCAAGGGTTGAGTATTGTATGCTCTAGATTAACAGAGACTGTAACTGTACCTTTATCAACTTCAAGAGAACTTTCACATTCTGCACGCAAAGCAATTATTGATAATGTTTTGGGAGTTAAGAATATCCAAATAACCGAAGAGGTTTTACCAGAATGGCAGTTGTATATTGCTTGCCTTAAATATTGGACAAGTCAGACACAACAATATCAGTTGCCTATGCGTCATGGGTGTATACATTCAATACTTATTTGTATGCTGTACCAAAAGACAGTTTCAAAAATTGGATACTATAGTTCTTTGGACACCTTTACAAAATCAAAGGAAACATTAATTAAATCATTAATGAAAGAAAggcaattaaataatattaaaccaaatgaaaaaatcacTCTTGCCGTGGCCTGCGAAGAAATTGATACTTTAGATTGTCTTTTAGCAGCaccattttttatttcaaattctcAAAAACAACCAGAAGACCCTAATGTCCATGAACATGTCGTTCAACATGCATTTGCACAATTTCAGTTCTCTTTGTCTATGGGAATATGTTTAAATGCACTTCTCGGCTTTCCTTACGATGAACCAGAAATAGCCAATTTGTATAATGGTACTTTATTATATAATCTCTGCACTGCGTTTCGCAGTCGTAAAGATCTTCACacatacaaaaatattattttcgatcGGTCTCCGACTCTTTTAAGAGCATATAATGTATTGCTGTCGAAAGTGAAACCATTATTTTTTTAA